The stretch of DNA TGCCGACCGCATGGTGATAAGCGATGGCGCAGTCGTAACCGCCGGCGCGGCGTTCGCGCAAACCGATTTGATGCTGCATCTGCTAAGCATGCAATTCAGTCCAGCGCTTGCCGACGCCGTATCGCGCGCGCTGCTGATCGATGGCCGGCAATCGCAGGCGCAATTCGTCGTACCGGCCATGTTCGCCAATGGTAATGAACTGATTGCCAAACTGGTGGCGCGTTTCGAGTTGGCGCTGCCGGATGCGCCTAGCGTGACGCAGTTGGCGGCGGAATTCTGCATGTCCGACCGCACGCTGTCGCGCCACGTGCGCGTCGCCACAGGGCGCAGCACTTCTGCCCTGCTACAGAGCGTGCGAATCAACAAAGCGCGCATGCTGCTGGAAACCAGCAGGCTGACGGTGGAACAGGTGGCGGAACGGGTCGGCTACGTCGACACCAGCACGCTCAGACGCCTGATGCGCAAATCAATGGGCGCAACGCCAAGACAATTTCGACCTATCGCGACATGAAAATGCTTGATATTTATTCCAGCCTGGATGAGCTGCACATGTTTCTGACACAGGAAATGGGCCTTGTATCTGAGCCGCTCCATAGCGGAAGCTGGAGAACCTATTTTCACAAAGAAATTGTCTGGCACCCGGCTGTGACCACGCGAACTGTGAAAATTTTACTGGACCACACAGGGCAGCCTTTCAAAATTCAGCTATGCGTTTCTTCAGACAATAACAACAGCGTGTTCATTCTTCCACCCTTCAAACATGATGATTTGAAGATCAAGATTGAAAATGAAATTGCCAAGCTCTTGAACGTACGTTAGCGGCGCAGCGTGTTGGCTTGAGTCGTTATATTAGCCAGTCGTTGAATAGTTCGCCGGAGCTATGCACGCCGCAAACATCCATCACTCTGCCCAGATACGAAAGAATTTGGTCGCGTTCTTCAGACTCTGAGATGTCGAAATTCGCCAGCGCGATTTTCATTGTCCCCAGCACCGTTGAGCGTTGTGGGCGTTTAGGTAGCTCGGTAATCAGCGACTGAATGGTCGCATCTACCGATGCCTGTGCAGTTGCGGCCTGACTCTCATTTAACGCGCCTGGATAAACGTCGCGGCATTCGGGCCGAATTTATGTTCTGACTGTAAATCACGCAACTGCTGTATGACCTGTGGCGTGATGGCCAATTCATGATCATAAAAACCTGTCGGCCAAAGATAAAAGCTGAGACCCGAAACGCCAGCGACGACAATGGTCGCGACCAGACCGGCGATGCCAGCCATAATTTTAATAAACAATTGCTCTCCAAATTCTAAGCGTTTCTGTGTAGCCGACTACGCACTTCCATCAACGCAAAGCCCAGTAGATTGAGTCCTTCCCACGCAGCCGGATCTGCGGCGCGCGGGTCGTCGGCGGCCAGGCCGATGCCCCAGATGGCGTCAACGGGACTGGCCTCGACCAGCAACCGGTCCTGCGTCTGAAGCAAAAAGGTGCGCAGTGCGGCATTCTGAGAAAACTTCGCCACGTTCGCGCGGACCACGATGTCCCATCGGTGCACCAGCCACCGTTGGTTGTCGAAGCCAAGCACCTCGCGGCCTATCGCCTTCGCCGCGCCGGGATTGGCGGCAGCCAGCACACGCTCGCGTGCAGCTTCGTCGCCAAACAGGCGTGCTTTCTCTGCCATCATATAGTGCTCCGCCGTCAGGTATCGGGTACCGTCAACCTCAAATGACGCTTCGAACCATTGGCTGAAACAGGTTTTCGTGATGGAGCCGTCTTGCGATGGCTGGTGACCCCAGAACATGAGCATCTTGACTTGGCCGCCACCATCGACATATTCACGAAGCTGCGCTACCGAGCGCAAGCCAGGTCGCACGAGCCACTCCATTTTCTGGAGCTGGATGTGCGGGTGACTTTCCAGCGGCTCCCATTCGGGCAGGAAGGTGAAGCCGAGTTTTTGATAAAAGGCTGCGGCGCGCTGGTTGGCCGGTGCGACGTCGAGCAGGATGCGCCGGTACGCTTGCGCAGCGGCGTGGCTTTTTACTGCGTCGACCAACTGTGTCGCGAGCGGCGTGCCGCGCTGCGATGGCGCTACCCACATGGCGATCAGCTCCAGCTCCTGCTGGTCAATGGGCACGTGGCCGACGATGCCAACGGCTTCTTCGCCATCGAATGCGAGGATGAAGCGCGCCTGGCCACGGCCGGCCGCGCGGTCGCGCCATGCTTCGTCGGTATAGGCTAAGGCGCTGGCGTGGCTGACGCCGAAGGCCTGCGGCGCATCCAGCAACGCAGCCAGTCGTACCCGTTTCAGTTCATGCCAGTCTTCTTCTTTGGTATATCGGATGTCTGTCATGTCAGGACGCGCTCTGCCTTCGTCAAATTCTCGGAAGATGGCGCCGGGTTCGGCGAGTTCGCGCAGCGCCAGTGCACGCACGGCGTTGTCGGCAATGCCGTCAATCGCGGCGGCGCGCAGCGCATCCGCTTCGACGACGCGTCCCAGTCCACGCCATACCGCTTCGCATAGAGACAGGTCACGGACATAATTCGCCAGCTCAGCCGCCAGGCGCGGCGCGCCATCGGTGGGCAGCAGCGGCAGATGTTCCGCCAGCCTGTTTAGCTCCGCCAGCAAAGGCAGCGGATCTGTGACATAGCGCTGCGCCAGCGCGTAATCCTGCGCGTCGACGATCGCGGGCAGGGCGTGTCGAATGCTGCTTTTCGATACCTCCGGCAGCACCGCGAGCATTTGCAGGAAAAGTTCATACGTGGCGCGGCTATCCTTCAACGCCTCGTCCATGTGGCCGATGACGGTGAAGCGGTCGCGCCGCCTGTCACCAAAGGTGATATCGCCAGCCAGCACGCGATCGGCTTGCACCGCACGTTCGCGCACCATCGCCTCGCGCGCCGGCGCATACTGCTCGATCAGCAGCCGCCATTCGATCATGGCGATGGTATGCGTACCATCCTCTCGCGCGAACAGATCAATCAGCAAGGACAGCGCGCAATCATAGCGCTCCTCGCGCCGCGCCAGTATCGCCTCACGAAGGTCGGCCTCAAACGCGAAGGGAGAAGCGCTCACCGAAACGCCTCGATCGCCACCTTGGCCACTTCGCCATGCAGCTCGACGCGCGCCTTGTCGTCCTTGCCCGGCAATGTAACGTAGACGGCCAGCAGCATCGGTGGCCGGCCGGGCGGCCAGATCACGGCAATATCGTTGACGGTGCCGTAGTCGCCGGCGCCGGTCTTGTCGGCGACGATCCAGCCGGCCGGCACGCCGGCGCGAATGCGCGTCGCGCCGGTGGTATTCCCGATCATCCAGTCCTTTAGCTGGCGGCGGCAATGCAGCGGCAGCGCCTCGCCCATCACCAGTTTTTGCAGCGACTTCGCCATCGCCTGCGGCGTGGTGGTGTCGCGCACATCGCCGGGAATCGCGGAATTGAGTTCGGTCTCCCAGCGGTCCAGCCGGAATTCGCTGTCGCCGATGGAACGCGCGTAGGCCGTTACCGCCGTCGGGCCGCCGATCTGCTTCATCAGCAGATTGGCCGCCGTGTTGTCGCTGTACTGTAGCGTGGCTTCGCACAGCGCTTCCACTGTCATGCCCTCCGCCACGTGCTTGCCGGTGACCGGCGAATGCGGTACCAGATCACTCTTCTCGTAGCGGAGGCGCTTGTCCAGCAGCGACGGATCGCGCGCCAGCACGGCCGCCGCCAGCATCATCTTGAAGGTGCTGCACAGCGGGAAGCGCTCGTCGGCCCGATGCAGCAGCTGGCGACCGTCGGCCGTATTAAACGCCGCCACACCCAGCCGCCCGCCGGATTCCTTTTCCAGCCGCGCCAGCAACCCGGTACGCGAGACAGGCGCGGTGGTCGGCGCCTGATCCAGCAAGTCGGCGGCACGCGCCAGCGGCGCGCTGGCCAGCGCCAGCATCAACGCACGGCGGGTTGTGAAATCGGTCATCGGCCCAGGAATAAGAGTTAAGTAAAAATAAACATATCACATACTTGCCAAAAACGCCAAGCTTCAATTGCGCGCACCGCGATAAATGGTGGCGCTAAACTCACGCCATGGCTACTCAGGTGCTCATCGTCGGCGCCGGTCCGACCGGCTTGGTGCTTGCCATTGCCCTGGCAAGACGGGGCGTTGTCGTCCGCATCATTGACCACAACAGCGGCCCTGGCCAGGCCTCGCGCGCGATGGCCGTGCATGCGCGCACGCTGGAGTTTTACCGCCAGCTGGGATTTGCCGATGTGGTGATCAACCAGGGCATCCCGATAGCATCCCTCCACCTGCGCGAAGATGGCCAGGACATCGCCCAGCTGCCGCTCAACGACATCGGCGCCGGCATCAGTCCCTACCCGTTCGTGCTGGCGTTCCCGCAGGACGACCACGAACGTCTGCTGGTGGCGCAGTTGCAGGCCGAAGGCGTGCAGGTGGAATGGAACACCGAACTGGAATCCTTCACGCAGGACGAATGGGGCGTGCGCGCGGTGTTGCGGCACGGGGACGACCGCATCGCCTGCAGCAGCGCCTATCTGTGCGGCTGCGACGGCGCCCGCAGCCGCGTGCGCGATGCTCTCCAGGTGAGCTTCACCGGCGGCACCTACGATCACCTGTACTACGTGGCGGACGTTCACACCGCCGGCACGCCCAACCGCGACCTGGTGGCCCATCTGGCCGCCCACATCTTCGCGCTGATGCTGCCGGTGCGCTCGCGCGGCATGCAGCGCCTGATCGGCATCCTGCCGGCCGACGCCCCGCCCGAGCCAGACTTTGAAGCGGTGCGGCCGACGCTGGAGCCGCTGCTGGGCATCCGCGTGGAACAGGTCAACTGGTTTTCCACCTACCGTGTGCACCACCGCGTGGCCGCGCGCTTCCGCGTCGGCCGCTGCTTCATCGCCGGCGACGCCGCCCACATCCACAGCCCGGCCGGCGGCCAGGGTATGAACACTGGCATCGGCGACGCCATCAACCTGGCCTGGAAGCTGGCCCACGTGTTGCAAGAGCGTGCCGACGCCGCGCTGCTGGACACCTATGAGGCCGAGCGCATCGTCTTCGCCCGCAAGCTGGTCGCCACCACCGACCGCGCCTTTCAGATGATGGTGTCGCAAGGCGCCGGTGGAGAGCTGCTGCGCCACTGGCTGCTGCCGCACCTGTTCCCGGTGCTGAGCGGCTTCGGCTCCGCGCGTCGCACGCTGTTCAAGACCCTGTCGCAAATCATGATTCACTATCCCGACAGCCCTCTCAGCGGCGGCCGCGCCGGCGACATCATTGGCGGCGACCGGCTGCCGTGGGTGGCGGATAACTTCCGCCCGCTGCAATCGCTGGACTGGCAACTGCACGTCTACGGCCACGCCACGCCGGAGCTGACTGCCGCCGCGCAGGCGCTGCATCTGCCTTTACACGCATGGCCATGGACCGAGGCCCACGCCCACGCCGGCCTGCTGGAAGATGCCGCCTATCTGGTCCGGCCCGACATGCACGTTTCCATGGCCTTGCCGCGCCAGGAGATCGACACGCTGCGCGGGTTAGCCGCTCGCTTCCAACTGAGGTTCAGCACCGATAGCTAAATGCCATTGACATCCTGGCAGGGAGCAGGCTAAGGTCGCCGTCGCGCCGATTCTTTACCTTACCCCATCAAAGGATGCCATGAGCCTACACAACCCTTCCCGCCGCGACCTGCTGTTGGCCGCCCTCTCCGCCACCGCCGTCGGCGCCGTTCCCGGCCTGGCCTGGGCCGCCGCAGCCTCACCGGCCGACGCCAGCTTCTCCAAGCTGCTGGACGATATCGCCGATGAAGTGCTGCGTCTGTCGCCGACCGGCGCCACCGGCCTGGGTCTCGATAACGGCGCGCGCGCCGCGTTGAAGTCGCAGCTGGAAGACCTGTCGCCGGCCGGCGACAGAGCCTGGGCCGACGAAGTCAAATCGATCCAGAGCCGCCTGCGCGGCATCAACCGCGCCACGCTCAGCGCCGATGCGCAGATCCGCTACGACACCGTTGCCTACGCCGCCGAATCGGGCGTGCAGGGTCTGCGCTTCCCGTTCGGCGGCGCGGCCAGTGGCTTCAATGGCGGCACCGCGCCATTCCCGGTCACGCAGCAGGACGGCACACTGACCCGCATTCCGGAGTTCCTCGACTCGCAGCACCAGATCGCCAATGCCGCCGATGCCGAAGCGTACCTGGCGCGCCTGGCCGCCATGAGCAAACTGCTGGACCAGGAAACCGCCCGCATCGCCGAACAATCCGGCCAGGGCATCGCGCCGCCGGACTTCATCTGCAAGACCGCGCTGGGCCAGTTGCAGGACTTCCGCAAGACCGCCGCCGCCAGCCAGAAACTGGTGACCTCGATCACCGAGCGCACGCAAAAGCTCAACATCGCCGGCGACTGGCACGCGCGCGCACTGAAACTGGTGGAAGGCTCGGTCTATCCGGCGCTGGACCGCCAGATCGCCACGTTCAGCAAGGCCGCCGCCAAAGCCACCAACGTGGCCGGCGTGCACCGCCTGCCGGACGGTGCCGCCTACTACGAGTGGGCGCTGCGCCTCGGCACCTCGACCACCCACAGCGCCAAGGAAATCCACGCCATCGGCCTGGAACAGAACAAGCAGCTGCAAGCGCGCATCGATGCCATCCTGAAAAAACAGGGTATCACGCAGGGCAGCGTCGGCGAGCGCCTGCTGGGTCTCTCCAAGGATCCAAGCCGCTTCTACGCCGACAACGATACGGGCCGCGCAGAGCTGATCGCCTACTGCAACGCGCGCGTGGACGCGGTGCGCAAGCTGATGCCGCAAATTTCGCACCTCGACATGAAGGCGCCGCTGCAAATCAAGCGCGTGCCGACCGATATCGAGGCCGGCGCGCCGCTGGGCTATATGAACTTTGCATCGCTGGACGGCAAGCGGCCGGCCATCTACTACGTCAACCTGAAGTCGACCAAGCTGTGGCCGAAGTCTGAGCTGTCGACGCTGACCGCGCACGAAGGCATTCCGGGCCACGCCTGGCAAGGCGCCTACCTGGCCGAGCACCACGCCGACCTGCCGCTGATTTCCTCGCTGATCGGCTTCAATGCGTTTGTTGAAGGCTGGGCCCTGTATGCGGAGCAGCTGGTCGATGAATTTGGCCTGTACGCCAATGATCCGTTCAGCCAGATCGGCTACCTGCAAGCACAGCAATTCCGCGCCTGCCGTCTGGTGGTGGATACCGGCATGCACGCGATGAAGTGGACGCGCGAACAGGCGATCCGCTTCCTGGTCGAGAATACCGGCCGCGGCCAACAGGCCATGACCAGCGAAATCGACCGCTACACGGTATCGCCTGGCCAGGCCTGCGGCTACAAGATGGGCCACAACGAAATCATCAGCCAGCGTGACCGCGCCAGGCAGGCGCTGGGCGGCAAGTTCGACCTGGCCGGCTTTAACGACGCGCTAGTGGAAAGCTGCGGCGTGCCGCTGACGGTGCTGCCGACCGTGATCGACCGCTACATAGCGAAACAACAGAAGGCATAAAAGTCTTTTGTAGGTCGATGGTTTTCTTGTAAGCTTGTCAGCGCCATCATGAAAACCATCGCCATTATCGGCGGCGGCGTCACCGGCGTGACGACCGCCTATGCCCTCGCCAAGCGCGGCTTCGCCGTCACCCTGCTGGAACGTCATCGCTATCCAGCGATGGAAACCTCCTATGCCAACGGCGGCCAGCTGTCGGCCTCCAATGCGGAAGTGTGGAATCACCGCGCCACCATAGCCAAGGCGCTGCAATGGATGCTGCGCAGCGACGCACCGCTACTGGTGCATTTGCATCCCACCTGGCACAAGCTGTCCTGGTTTGCCGAGTTTGTGTCGGCCATGCCCAACTACCACCACAACACGATCGCCCTGGCGCGCATGGCGGTGGCGGCGCGCGACCATCTGTTCCAGTGGGCCGACGATGAGCGCATCGAATTTGACCTGAAGCGCCACGGCATCCTGCACATCCACCGCGACCGCGCCGAGTTCGAGCATGCGGTGGCGGTCAGCAAGCTGCTGGCGCGCGGTGGCGTGCAGCGCCGCGCCGTCACGCCGGACGAGATGCGCGCCATCGAGCCGGCCCTGCGCGGCGAGTTTTACGGCGGCCATTTCACCGACAGCGACAGCAGCGGCGATATCCACAAATTCACCACCGGCCTAGCGCAGGCGGCGCAACGGCTCGGCGCGCAGCTGCGCTATCACCAGCAGGTGGTGCATCTGGACGCCGGCGCGGACGGCGTCGACGTCACCGTGCTGCAAGGCGAAGGCGCCGAGACCAGCCGCTATGACGCGGTGGTGATCTGCGCCGGCGCCGCCAGCCGCGCGCTGGCCGCGCAGGTCGGCGACAGCGTCAACGTCTATCCGGTTAAGGGCTATTCGGTCACCGTGCAGCTGGACGACGCGGCCAGCCGCGCCGCCGCGCCAAACGTCAGCCTGGTCGACGACACGGTCAAGCTGGTGTGCAGCCGGCTTGGCGAGGATCGCCTCCGCGTGGCCGGCAGCGCCGAATTCCACGGCCATAACCGCGACATCCGCGCCGACCGCATCGCGCCGCTGACCGACTGGGTGCGGCACAACTTCCCCGAGGTCTGCACGCGCAGCATCACGCCGTGGGCCGGGCTGCGGCCCATGATGCCGGATCTGATGCCCCGCGTCGGTCCCGGCAAGGCGCCGGGGTGTTCTACAACACCGGCCACGGTCACCTGGGCTGGACTTTGTCGGCCGCCACCGCTGATCTTGTGGCCAGCGCCATCTCCTCCTCTTGGGAGGCGGTGCGGCAACGCACCGCCAGCCCCTTGAAAATGGCGTAAACTGGCGTCATCTTAGGCTCGTCTTCACTAGGAGGTATGACATGACGGCTAAATCTATTGCACGTATCACTCTGCTGGCTGGCGCCATGGCGCTGGCGGCCCCCGTATTTGCCGCCGAGCCCACCATCCAGGAGGTCTATGCGGCAGCCAATGCCGGCAAGTTCGCCGAGGCCCAGTCCATGATGGACCAGGTGCTGGCGGCCCACCCGAAGAGCGCCAGCGCGCACTTTGTCGAAGCGGAATTGCTTGCCAAGCAGGGCAAGTTTGCTGCCGCCCAGACCTCGCTGGCCAAGGCGGAGGAACTGTCGCCCGGCCTGCCGAAGGTCAAGCCGGAGGCCGTCAGCAAGCTGCGCGCGCTGCTGGCGGAAGGTCAGAAGCTGGACTATTCGCAAAAACGCAGCAGCAATCATGCCGGTAATGGCGGCAATGGCGGTAGCAACTACGGCAGCGGCGGTTACGCCAACGCGCCGCAGAGCAGCGGTATCGGCTGGGGCGGCATCCTGATTATCGGCCTCGGCCTGGCGGGTTTTATCTGGCTGGCCACCCGCTTCATGGCGCGGCGCCAGCAACAGGCAGCTGTTAATGACGGTTACAACCCGGCCGGCTACAACGCGGGTGCGGCGCCCGGCTACGCGCCTGGCGGCGTGCCGCCGCAACCGGGCTACGGCCAGGCCGGCTGGGGCCAGCAAGGCGGCTATCCGCAGCAGCCGGGTCAGCCTGGCATGGGTTCGCGCATCATGGGCGGCCTGGCAACGGGCGCAGCGGTCGGCGCCGGTATCGTCGCCGGTGAAGCGCTGGCACGCCAGTTCACCGGCGGCCATGAGGCCAACGCCAGCAATGTAGACCAGTCGCGCAACGATATCGTCTATGACGATCCAGCGGCACGCGACGACCTGCTGCGCCGCGACGACATGGGCGGCAACGACTTCGGCGTCAGCGGCGGCTGGGATGACGGCGGCAGCGGTGGCGGTGGTGGCGACAGCGGTGGTGGCGGCGGCGACTGGGATTAACCCTCTCCCCCCCTCTCCTTCACGGGGCGTGGCGTTCGCCCGCCCCGGCTGCCTCCATCGCGAGGTCCCAATACGGCGGACTGCCGAAATATTCCTTCAAATGACGTATCAGCAGCTGCGCCTTGGCCTGGTTTGAGCGGCCCGGCATGTGCACCGCATGGATGGCCGGATCGGCCGGATCGCGCCGCGGTGCAATCTCGCTGCGTTCGACCGGCGGCATCGGAAACACCGGCACCAGCTGGCCTGCCACGATGGCGTCGCTGACCAGCCAGTTGGCCAGATGCGCAATGCCTGCGCCGCTGATGGCGGCATGCAGCAGCGAGTCGGTATCGTCGCAGCGCAACTTGCCCCGCACCGGCAGCGGCTGATTGCCGTTGACGCCTTCAAAGCGCCACCAGCCGCGTGGCGCCACCCTGCCCGTCACGGTCAGGCATTGATGATCGAGCAGGTCTTCCGGCTGCTGCGGCCAGCCATGGCGCTCCAGATAGGCGGGACTGGCGCTGACCACGCGGTTCATGCCGGCCAGCCGGGTGGCCACCAGGTCGCTGGCCGGCAGCACGCCGGCGCGCACCGCCACGTCCACCCGCCGCGCCGACAGGTCGACCACGTCGTCGCTGACATGCAGGTCGACCTCGATCAGCGGATGGCGCTGCAGGAAGGCGGCCATCGCCGGCGCCACGTGCAGGCGGCCGAACGCGGCCGGCGCGGTCACCGTCAGCAGGCCGCGCGGTTCGCTGTCGAGTTCCTGCACGGCGTTCTTGCCATCCGCCAGTTCAGCCAGTATATTGCGGGCGCGCGGCAAAAAGCGTTCGCCGGCGTCGGTCACAATCACCTGGCGCGAACTGCGCAACAGCAACCGCGCGCCCAGCTCCGCTTCCAGCGCATCTATCTTTCGGGAAACAGATGATACCGCCATTTCAAGGTGAATCGCCGCCTTGGTCAAGCTACGCAGTTCCACCACCGTCACAAAGCATTTCAGGCCATCTATCACAATTCTCTCCCCAGCCATACGTCTTTGTCGAATCTGCAAAGACTCTTTGCTTTATTCCGTATTGTGCCATTTTTTGCAAAGATGCATACTTCGTTCATCACTGAATTGTTAAGGACACCAATATGAAATTCACACCACTGTTCGCTGCGCTGGCTTTGGCCTCTGCCGCCCCTTCTTTCGCCGCCGCGCCGCTGGCCGGCACCAACGCACCCGGCTTCCACCGCGTCATGCTGGGTGATTTCGAAGTTACCGCTATCAGCGACGGCACCGTCGACCTGCCGTTAGACAAGCTGTTGCACGAACCAGCCGATGTTACCAAGAAAGCCCTGGCCCGCAACTACGAATCGGTGCCGACCGAAACTTCGGTCAACGCCTTCCTGGTCAACACCGGCGGCAAGCTGATCCTGGTGGACAGCGGCGCCGGCAGCCTGTTCGGCCCAACGCTGGGCAAGCTTCTGGCCAACATCAAGGCCTCCGGCTACCAGCCTGACCAGATCGATGAAATCTACCTGACCCACCTGCACCCGGACCATGTCGGCGGACTGGCGGCCAACGGCAAGCTGGTGTTCCCGAACGCCATCCTGCGCGCCGACAAGCGCGACACCGACTTCTGGCTCAGCCAGGCCAACCTGGACAAGGCCCCGGCCGACAGCAAAGGCTTCTTCCAGGGCGCGATGGCCTCGCTGACGCCGTACGCGACGGCCCAGCACCTGAAACCGTTCAGCGGTGACACCGAACTCGCGCCGGGCGTACACGCCACCTCGGCCTACGGCCACACCCCGGGCCACACCATTTACACCTTCGAAAGCAAGGGCAAAAAACTGGTGCTGGTGGGTGACCTGATCCACGTGGCGGCGGTACAATTGGAGCACCCGGAAGTCACCATCGGCTTTGACAGCGACGCCAAGGCTGCCCTGGCTTCCCGCAGCAAGGTGTTCCCGGCGGTCGCCAAGGAAGGCGCGCTGGTCGGCGCCGGTCACCTGTCGTTCCCTGGCCTGGGCCACCTGCGGGTGGACGGCAAGGGCTACGACTGGCTGCCGGTCGCGTACTCGCAGCTGCGCTAGTAAGCATCCTGTCAGCAATCCGTCAGCAACTTCAGGAATACTGATCATTATGGACACGCGTACCTCTTTCAGCTCCATCTCTGTGCTCGTCGTCGACGACCATCCCCTGCTGCGCGCCGGCCTGGGGGAGGCCATCTCCAGCCAGCCCGATATGCGCGTTGTCGGGGAAGCCTGCAACGGCCGCGAGGCCGTGGACGCCTACACGCAGCTGCGGCCCGATGTCACCATTATGGACATCGCCATGCCGGAGCTGGACGGCGTGCAGGCGCTGCATGAGATACGGCGCGAGCATAACAATGCCCGCGTCGTCATGCTGACCACCTACAAGGGCGACGCGCAGATTTTGCGCGCCGTGCAAGGTGGCGCCGCCGGTTTTCTGCTGAAGAGCACACTGCGCAAGGATTTGCTGGACACGGTGCGCGGCGTCCATATGGGACAGCGCCGCATTCCGGCGGAGATTGCGATGGAACTGGCCCAGCACATGGGCCAGGGTCCGTTGAGCCCGCGCGAGATGGAAGTGTTGAATCTGGCGGCGAGCGGACATTCCAATCGCCGTATCGCCGAGCGCCTGACGATCTCCGAGGAAACCGTCAAGGCTCACATGAAGAACGTGCTGGCCAAGCTGGCCGCCAACGATCGCACCCACGCGGTAACGATCGCCCTCAAGCGCGGCATTATTTCAATTTAGTCCCTGGCCGTCGCGGCCAGCGCCACCAGGATGGCGCACGGCAGCAGCAGCCCGTGGAAGCCGAACTGCACGAACGCCAGCGCGCCGCTCATGCAGCCGACCGCAAATGCAATCACCGGCCAGGTCAGCTTCTTGCAGCGGCCGATGGCGTCCGGGTCGCCCCGCATCGAATCCACCAGCTCGATCACCAGCCCGGTCACATTGCCCGTCATGACGGTAGTGGCCGAGGTTTTGCTCAACAACAGCTTGCCGTAGGCGTTCTGGATCGCCATCGCGCCGGCGCACAGGGAGCCGGTCAACAGCGTCAGTGGCGCCGAGGCTTCCACGATCGGCGCCGCCTGCCAGGCGCAGATCACCGTTGCGATCATCATGAACAGCTGAAACAGGAAGCTGTTGCGCAGCGTCTTGCTACCGCTGCGGTCCCAATGCACAATCGCCAGCCGCGCCATGGCGACAAACAGAATAAACACCGGGAACACTAGCAGCTTGATGCCGATGGCTTGCGAAGGCTCGATCACGGCACGGCCGATCAGCACAAAGTTGCCTGTCACGTGGGCCGTGAACAGGCCAAACAGGCCGACAAAGCCCAGCGTGTCGACGTAGCCGGCCAAAAATCCGAGCGCCACGCCTTGTTTAGTATCACCGCGTTCCATTACTACCTTTCTTGAAATCGAGCCAGGCCACCAGCAGGAAAGCGCCGGTCAGCCCCACATGCTCGAAAAAACTATTCGCCGCCATGAAGCGCTCCTGGCCACCCATCTCCCAGAAGCGGTTGGCGACGAAGCTGGCCATCAGCGTAAAAACGCCGAGGAAGCCTGCACCGAGCCAGCGATACACGCCGGCGATGATGGCCACCGACGCGCCCAGCTCCAGCGCGATCACCAGCGCCGCCAGCGGCGCCGCCGGCGACAGGCCGAAATGCTGCATCTCGCCGATGGCCGAATTAAAATCCATCAGCTTGTTGATGCCGCCTTGCAGATAGGCGGCACACAACAGCAGCAGAAAGAATCGCTCGATCCACTGCGAGCGCATCAGACCGCCCAGCAGGCGCAACCCAGCGCGCCCCAGAAGCTCTTCAGGTCCGACACCGGCGCCTTGCTGCCCCACGAGTTGGCGTGCTGGTGGCCGTGCACATTGCAGTTGTTGGCGCAACCGCAGGCGGCGGCCTGCTGCTCGCGTTCACGCTTCTGTTTCAGCTGGCGCTGTTCCAGTTCCTTCAGCGCGGCGCGGCTGGTGCCCTGCTTCTCGCCCCAGCCGGCGTAGCCGCCGAAACGGCGTACCGGCGACCAGTCCGGCATGGCCGGTGGCGGCGGCAGGTCATGGCTGGCGAAGGCGCCGGCCGCGTAGACGATGTTACCGCCGACGAT from Duganella dendranthematis encodes:
- a CDS encoding MBL fold metallo-hydrolase, with translation MKFTPLFAALALASAAPSFAAAPLAGTNAPGFHRVMLGDFEVTAISDGTVDLPLDKLLHEPADVTKKALARNYESVPTETSVNAFLVNTGGKLILVDSGAGSLFGPTLGKLLANIKASGYQPDQIDEIYLTHLHPDHVGGLAANGKLVFPNAILRADKRDTDFWLSQANLDKAPADSKGFFQGAMASLTPYATAQHLKPFSGDTELAPGVHATSAYGHTPGHTIYTFESKGKKLVLVGDLIHVAAVQLEHPEVTIGFDSDAKAALASRSKVFPAVAKEGALVGAGHLSFPGLGHLRVDGKGYDWLPVAYSQLR
- a CDS encoding LysR family transcriptional regulator, with the protein product MIDGLKCFVTVVELRSLTKAAIHLEMAVSSVSRKIDALEAELGARLLLRSSRQVIVTDAGERFLPRARNILAELADGKNAVQELDSEPRGLLTVTAPAAFGRLHVAPAMAAFLQRHPLIEVDLHVSDDVVDLSARRVDVAVRAGVLPASDLVATRLAGMNRVVSASPAYLERHGWPQQPEDLLDHQCLTVTGRVAPRGWWRFEGVNGNQPLPVRGKLRCDDTDSLLHAAISGAGIAHLANWLVSDAIVAGQLVPVFPMPPVERSEIAPRRDPADPAIHAVHMPGRSNQAKAQLLIRHLKEYFGSPPYWDLAMEAAGAGERHAP
- a CDS encoding tetratricopeptide repeat protein, producing MTAKSIARITLLAGAMALAAPVFAAEPTIQEVYAAANAGKFAEAQSMMDQVLAAHPKSASAHFVEAELLAKQGKFAAAQTSLAKAEELSPGLPKVKPEAVSKLRALLAEGQKLDYSQKRSSNHAGNGGNGGSNYGSGGYANAPQSSGIGWGGILIIGLGLAGFIWLATRFMARRQQQAAVNDGYNPAGYNAGAAPGYAPGGVPPQPGYGQAGWGQQGGYPQQPGQPGMGSRIMGGLATGAAVGAGIVAGEALARQFTGGHEANASNVDQSRNDIVYDDPAARDDLLRRDDMGGNDFGVSGGWDDGGSGGGGGDSGGGGGDWD
- a CDS encoding response regulator, which gives rise to MDTRTSFSSISVLVVDDHPLLRAGLGEAISSQPDMRVVGEACNGREAVDAYTQLRPDVTIMDIAMPELDGVQALHEIRREHNNARVVMLTTYKGDAQILRAVQGGAAGFLLKSTLRKDLLDTVRGVHMGQRRIPAEIAMELAQHMGQGPLSPREMEVLNLAASGHSNRRIAERLTISEETVKAHMKNVLAKLAANDRTHAVTIALKRGIISI
- a CDS encoding DUF885 domain-containing protein; amino-acid sequence: MSLHNPSRRDLLLAALSATAVGAVPGLAWAAAASPADASFSKLLDDIADEVLRLSPTGATGLGLDNGARAALKSQLEDLSPAGDRAWADEVKSIQSRLRGINRATLSADAQIRYDTVAYAAESGVQGLRFPFGGAASGFNGGTAPFPVTQQDGTLTRIPEFLDSQHQIANAADAEAYLARLAAMSKLLDQETARIAEQSGQGIAPPDFICKTALGQLQDFRKTAAASQKLVTSITERTQKLNIAGDWHARALKLVEGSVYPALDRQIATFSKAAAKATNVAGVHRLPDGAAYYEWALRLGTSTTHSAKEIHAIGLEQNKQLQARIDAILKKQGITQGSVGERLLGLSKDPSRFYADNDTGRAELIAYCNARVDAVRKLMPQISHLDMKAPLQIKRVPTDIEAGAPLGYMNFASLDGKRPAIYYVNLKSTKLWPKSELSTLTAHEGIPGHAWQGAYLAEHHADLPLISSLIGFNAFVEGWALYAEQLVDEFGLYANDPFSQIGYLQAQQFRACRLVVDTGMHAMKWTREQAIRFLVENTGRGQQAMTSEIDRYTVSPGQACGYKMGHNEIISQRDRARQALGGKFDLAGFNDALVESCGVPLTVLPTVIDRYIAKQQKA